The DNA window GCAGGTCTGGTCTTGTTCATCCGGAAGACGAAAACCGGCAAGGCGATGCGCGCGGTGGCCGAGGACAAGGACGCCGCCGCCCTCATGGGCGTCAATGTGGACCGAATCATCGTAGTCACCTTCGTGGTGGGATCATGCCTTGCTGCGGTAGCCGGAGTCATGGTGGGCATGTATTACACCCAGATCAACCACATGATGGGCTTTATGCCTGGAATCAAAGCCTTCACCGCCGCCGTTCTGGGAGGCATCGGGAACGTGGCGGGATGCATGGTTGGGGGCTACGTTCTCGGCATCTCCGAAGCGTTCAGCGTTTTCTTTCTCCCCGCGCAATACAAGGATGTGATCGCTTTCAGCCTGCTGGTTTTGATCCTGATATTCAGGCCTCGCGGTATCTTTGGCGAAGTAGTATCCGAGAGGGCTTGATGGTTAGCCACAGAAATCCGGGCTCCTCCGCCCTAAAGCACGCCTTCCGAACGGCGCCTTCCTGGATACTGCCGGTTGGGCTGGTGATCGGTCTGTGCGTGCTTCCCCCTTTGGTGGGCAACTATTGGACCCACGTTCTGGCCTACATCGGGATCTACGTCATGCTCGGCATCGGACTGAATGTAGTCGTTGGATTCGCCGGCTTGCTCGACCTCGGATACGTGGCGTTCTATGCCATCGGGGCCTATTCCTATGCGCTCCTGGCGTCCCCCCAGTTCGGAATCCACATCCCGTTCTGGGCTATGATTCCCGTGTGCGTTTTCCTCGCATGCCTCGGCGGCGTCCTATTGGGCATTCCCGTACTGCGGATGAGGGGTGATTACCTGGCCATAGTCACTTTGGGCTTTGGGGAGATCATTCGGATCATGCTGAACAATCTGGACAAAGTCACGAACGGTCCCAAGGGTCTTCTGAGAATCGACCCTCCCTCCATCGGATCGTTCGAGTTTTCCACGCCCACCCATTACTACTATCTGATTCTGGCAGGCTGTCTGCTTTCCGCGTTCATTGCGGACCGTCTGAACAACTCCCGCATCGGCCGGGCATGGATCGCCATGCGTGAAGATCAGGACGCCGCGGCTCTCATGGGAATAGACGTACTGAAATACAAGTTGCTGGCGTTCGCCATAGGAGCGTCATTCGCCGGCGCCGGCGGGATTATTTTCGCGGCCCGGCAAGGTTCCATCTTCCCGGACGATTTTTCGTTGATGGTTTCGATCAACGTGCTGTGCCTGATTATCATCGGCGGGATGGGAAGTGTCACCGGCGTCATTCTGGGCGCGGTGATTTTGATCGGAGTTCCGGAGGTCCTCCGGGCCGTTGCGCTCTATCGGATGCTCGCGTTCGGCGCACTGCTTGTCATTATGATGGTTTTTCGACCCACGGGCTTCATCGTTTCCTCGAGGAGGAAGCTCGAGTTCCATAAGGAATCCTAGTCCGCCTATGCCTTCAATCCTCGAAATTTCCAACGTATCCCGTAGCTTTGGTGGATTGAAGGCCCTGGATGATTTGAACCTCACATTGGAGAAAGGGGTTATCGAAGGGCTGATCGGACCGAACGGAGCCGGCAAAACGACCCTCTTCAACGTGATTACCGGCGTCTATCCGCCGGATCAAGGCTCGATTCAATTCATGGACAAGGAAATAGCCGGCAAGAAACCGCACGAGATCGTTGCACTGGGTATCGCAAGGACCTTCCAGAACATTCGGCTGTTCCCGAATATGACCGTTGTAGAAAACGTGCTGGTGGGTTGCCATTCCCGGATGCGAGCAGGTGTCTGGGGGGCCTTGAGCCGGAACCGGCATACCGTCGAGGAAGAGGAACGGACGCTCGGGAATGCTCAGAAATTGCTCGGATTTGTCGGATTGAAAGCCCGGTCGGATGACCTTGCCAGGAATCTGCCCTACGGCGACCAGCGCCGTCTGGAAATGGCCCGTGCTCTCGGCGCGGACCCGATCCTTTTGCTTCTGGACGAACCCACCGCCGGCATGAATCCCCAGGAAACCAACACATTGACGGACTTTATCCGAAGGATCCGGGACGAACTCGGTTTGACCGTGCTTCTCATAGAACACGACATGCGCGTGGTCATGGGGATTTCGGATCGTGTGACCGTGCTGGACCAGGGAGCGTGGATCGGTTCCGGTACTCCTCGAGAAGTGCAGAAGAATACCAGAGTCATTGAAGCTTATCTGGGCAAGGGCGCGATCCAACTCCATAAGCGGCGCGCCGACCTCCTTAGCCAGGGGAACAGGGGCCATGGTTCTCCTCGAGGTTGAAGATCTCCATACCTATTACGGAAGTATCGAGGCGCTTCAGGGGGTCTCGCTCACCGTGCGGCAGGGAGAGATCGTAACTCTCATCGGAAGTAATGGGGCGGGCAAAACGACCCTGCTGAATACGGTTTCCGGGCTTCTGAAACCCCATAAGGGGCGCGTGACCTTCAAGAGCCGACGTATTGACGGAATGGCGGCGCACAAGATCGTTTCTCTAGGCATCAGCCAATCGCCCGAGGGCCGGAAGATTTTTACGCGTCTGACGGTTCGGGAAAATCTCGAGATGGGCGCCTACATCCGCCGGGACCGTAAGGGTATCCACAAGGATATGGAACAAGTATTCGCTCTTTTCCCTCGACTGAAAGAGCGACAGGCCCAGGTTGCCGGAACCTTGAGCGGGGGTGAACAGCAGATGCTGGCCATGGGAAGGGCCCTCATGACTCGGCCGGAACTGGTGCTCCTGGACGAGCCGTCCATGGGATTGGCGCCCGTGCTCGTGGAAACGATTTTTAAAATCATCTCCGACGTCAATAGTCGGGGAGCCACCATTCTATTGGTGGAA is part of the Deltaproteobacteria bacterium genome and encodes:
- a CDS encoding ABC transporter ATP-binding protein, translating into MVSHRNPGSSALKHAFRTAPSWILPVGLVIGLCVLPPLVGNYWTHVLAYIGIYVMLGIGLNVVVGFAGLLDLGYVAFYAIGAYSYALLASPQFGIHIPFWAMIPVCVFLACLGGVLLGIPVLRMRGDYLAIVTLGFGEIIRIMLNNLDKVTNGPKGLLRIDPPSIGSFEFSTPTHYYYLILAGCLLSAFIADRLNNSRIGRAWIAMREDQDAAALMGIDVLKYKLLAFAIGASFAGAGGIIFAARQGSIFPDDFSLMVSINVLCLIIIGGMGSVTGVILGAVILIGVPEVLRAVALYRMLAFGALLVIMMVFRPTGFIVSSRRKLEFHKES
- a CDS encoding ABC transporter ATP-binding protein, which translates into the protein MPSILEISNVSRSFGGLKALDDLNLTLEKGVIEGLIGPNGAGKTTLFNVITGVYPPDQGSIQFMDKEIAGKKPHEIVALGIARTFQNIRLFPNMTVVENVLVGCHSRMRAGVWGALSRNRHTVEEEERTLGNAQKLLGFVGLKARSDDLARNLPYGDQRRLEMARALGADPILLLLDEPTAGMNPQETNTLTDFIRRIRDELGLTVLLIEHDMRVVMGISDRVTVLDQGAWIGSGTPREVQKNTRVIEAYLGKGAIQLHKRRADLLSQGNRGHGSPRG
- a CDS encoding ABC transporter ATP-binding protein; this translates as MVLLEVEDLHTYYGSIEALQGVSLTVRQGEIVTLIGSNGAGKTTLLNTVSGLLKPHKGRVTFKSRRIDGMAAHKIVSLGISQSPEGRKIFTRLTVRENLEMGAYIRRDRKGIHKDMEQVFALFPRLKERQAQVAGTLSGGEQQMLAMGRALMTRPELVLLDEPSMGLAPVLVETIFKIISDVNSRGATILLVEQNALMAFLVASRGYVMQSGRIVLEDSVANLEGNE